The genomic interval attttataataaagttGGTCTATTCTAGATTCCTTCAAGGGTGTGCCTTTTTTTCatacacataaaaaataaaagaaggtATTCTGATTCCTTTGAGAAAAATGCTTATTGATTTATTATCTTTGATATTGTTGTGGTAAATTCTCCACCTCTGCTTCAAACTCTGTTTCCTCAtaataaagttttgattttcaTCTCAAATCTTCAAAACTTTTCTTATACATGCTCTTATAGTTCATTTTTCCTAGCTATTTGGGTTCTGTGATGAAGTGGGAAATGGAAATTCTTTCTCCTAATCCTAATCATAATCTTAATCCTAATCTTAATCTTAATCATCATGCACCATTTGTTCAAAATTCCAACAACAACACTACAAATTGGTTTTTGGAAGATGATAGTTATAGCAGGAACAGCACAAAATGGACACAAGCAGAGAACAAATTGTTTGAAAATGCTCTTGCAGTTTACGATAAGGACACGCCGGATCGATGGCACAAAGTGGCTGAAATGATACCTGGAAAAACTGTTGTTGATGTGTTGAATCAGTACAAGGAATTGGAAGTTGATGTTTGTAACATAGAAGCTGGTTTGATTCCAATTCCTGGTTACACTACTACAACCAATTCACCTTTCACTTTAGATTGGGTGAATAGTTCTGGTTATGATGGTTTTAGAGGAATCACTTCAAAGAGAGGTTCTTCAGGTAGATCTCCTGATCAAGAAAGGAAGAAAGGTGTTCCATGGACTGAAGAAGAACACAAGTAAGCTAATTAATcacttattatttgtttttaattaattccaAGTGTGTGTAAAACAATATATCAAGAGATTTTAATGTTTGGTTATTTGAAATGTTAAtcagttaaaaaaataactagaACTATTTTTGGTCAGATTTCACTTATATCTGTATTATGAAAGCATTTTCTTTGGAAATCGAAGGGTTAaggaaaaataaagtttaaagtttaTGTATGAGACTAGGATTAGAAGAAATCATATTCTATCTAGTTATTGAGAGTTAGATAGGTGTTAAGGTCTTTTTTAGCTTTTGATGAGGTAGTTGTTATTATAGTTTAAGTCAAAATTGTGAAATAAATAAGtgtatatgatattttattgaaGTTGTTGGAGGGACTAATTAaacttttgtttattattatgaaaattcTTTGACAGGCTGTTTCTTTTGGGTCTGAAAAAGTATGGAAAAGGTGATTGGAGAAACATTTCAAGGAATTTTGTGATAACTAGGACACCAACACAAGTAGCTAGTCATGCTCAGAAATATTTCATAAGACAACTCTCAGGTGGCAAAGACAAGAGAAGAGCTAGTATACATGACATAACAACAGTTAATCTCACAGAAACTACTAGAACAACAATTTCTTCAGAAGAAATCAAGAGATCCACTTCACCACATCATCATTCAATGAATATGAACAAGTATTCAAATGCTAACACAATATCTGAGGTGCATTTTCattggaataataataataataatcagcCAGCTATGACAGGATTCAATAATCATGCACATGAACAAGTTTTCATGTCTCCTTATAATGGAGTTAATAACTCTTACGAGTTTAAAATGCAGGGTCAAAATATGCATAGAAATCCTCTTCATGAGAATTCATACTTAGTACCTCAAACACAAAACATGGTTTTCCAAATGCAATCTTCTCAACAACACTATTCACATGCATGATGTGGTGGTGATTGGTTGTattgatgaattatttattatgaCTAGAGCAAGTATATCTTTTGTTTAGTTTATAAACTAGTTGTTGTAGTAGTACAGTGTTTGTGCTTTTTACCAAGTTCTATGTGAATATCTTGCATTAGAATATTAGTCAGTTAGTTATTGCCTTCTTGGTATATGAACTTGTTGGAAAGTActatagacttttttttttatttcttttaacaacCTTAAAGTTATGAAAGGTGAAAGCTGCTGAGATAATATATGTTCTGAATTTCTGATTTTGAAGGTAGTTAAGAATATTGAATTTGAAGCTTAGAATAAAATGTTAACTGTTAactttaaggaaaaaaaaaggtcCAAATTGCATGTAGTCAAAACTGTATGCTGTCATATAGTCAAGAGATTTTATATCGTACGATTAAGATTGAATCATTTAGAtttcaaattcatattttttacatttaataataataataataataataataataataataataataataataataataataataataataataaaatcaatttaaaatttgaacgaTCTGATAATCGCCTAACTGTATACGATTTTGACGGCATACAATCTAGATTCGGGAAAAAGATACTTATGATAGCAATGCATGTGTGTGTCGAGAATATTGTAAGTGTTACTTGAATTGTATTTTATGAAGGAAAATAGTACTACTATATAGTTAGAATTGAAAGATCCATAATCTAGCAGCACATTGGTAATGTTCTTTGAAGATAAGATTAAGATGCGCTAATAAATATGGTACAAAGTAAGATTCATttggattattttaattacttaatgtattatataaaatataagcatATGGTACAAATGTGTGATTCATGTGGGATTAGATGGGTAATATATTCTTAACAAAGACTTTGGTCATGTACGGTTGCAAAACTGTTTTTTGTACAGTTTAATTACACTTTTGTAAGTTCAAAGAAAGCATCACTGTCTTTGTGATACTATAGGTACAGATCCTAcccattaaacataatttaaaaaaatgtttcataGTGTGATTCATATCTACTTACTATTTATTACTTTCTTCGTATTTATATCTAAAATTTCATTGATTACAATAATTGAGAAAGTTAATtgtattattaaatttgttgatagtttaaattatttttattaatttttttaaaaaatagtttatgattTTATAGTGTAGTATTTATCACAAATCATAGAAAAAGATTTTAACATAATTAGAGACAAAGagacaaaaattgaaaaatataaagaaggtagtataaagatataattaatacatttgaaaaattgaaaagagacaaaaaaatcacaagaaatttttatatttaaagaatGTAGTATGTGAAGAGTATTGTCTTATTAGAAagtttatttgttttgacaaaGTCTTATTAGAAAGATTAATCAAGcatattttgataattaaatCCTAGATATAATgacaattgttaaaaatcacTTGTATACTAAATACTATAATTTGTTAAAACAGTTACATAACTTTTTAAGCttatgtataattttaaaatttcaaagtatGATTTACTTAAATAGTAAAGATCTCTTTTGAATAAGAAAATATAGACCACATATTGCTCATGCAAGGGTATTATGGCAACCttctaattatttatctttagattaaaatatatacaaattttgATGGTCATTTACCAATTATTCTGCATGACCATGATTAAACTTGTAAAGTGAATAGGATTCTAGAATATGTGCTATTTGTCTCTAAGTTCGCCCAGCCAAACAAGCCCTTACTTTAGGTCCACCAACCTCACTTATCATCCTAGATACTACATCTATTTTGTAAATaagataatttagtaaaattgttttattatcGTTTATGACTACCCTTTAATTTGTGTAAAATAATCCAATGTGGCATTGATAATAGGACAGAGGACCTTAGAAGGAGAATCTATATAAGTTTAtcacatcatatatatatatatatattttttaaatgcaaAGCAGTAATAATTGAACTATTACGTGCATTTGATTAGAGATGCAAATCCTCACTCATAAACTTTTCGTTTCTTCTTTGTAATAAAggatattttgaccatatctataCCACTTTTCACATGCGTGACAATAGGAATAGCATATGCTCAGACAAATTCCTAGTGCACATTTCCACATTTTTTTGGGACTAATGTCAGTTATTTTTCAAGTTGCTAACTGCGCATGTATATGCTTCAAGTTTGAGCATAATGCATAGTGAAGCGTTTAGATTCTCTCAATTTTGAATTCATCACCATTTTcttattctcaatttttattataaaaaaaattaaccgaTCGTATTACTGCATTTGttcttgtcattttttttttttgcattttttcttgcatttatttgtttttaattgttgttttaaGTTGATTTACCCTtactaataaaactattatttttttgcatgttttgataaaattatttcttatttttatagtACTCTATTATTTGAgtgaataaataatttgatctataaaattaagttgtaaCCGTAGatcaaattagtttttgaaatatgtgaattggcaaataaataattgaaattgtaaattatttatcaaaatagtcactctataaacttttttaattagatattttgatGGGACAGTGTAATTGAATATTTGGTTTACTCAAATTTAAATATCTGATTTACTCAAGTTGATTTCATATCAACATCATTTTTTGAGACAAATTTATCGATAAAACTTTGcatctcaaaaataaatttgtgagtAATTGTAATGACAATTATATGAGAT from Cicer arietinum cultivar CDC Frontier isolate Library 1 chromosome 5, Cicar.CDCFrontier_v2.0, whole genome shotgun sequence carries:
- the LOC101514273 gene encoding transcription factor DIVARICATA-like codes for the protein MKWEMEILSPNPNHNLNPNLNLNHHAPFVQNSNNNTTNWFLEDDSYSRNSTKWTQAENKLFENALAVYDKDTPDRWHKVAEMIPGKTVVDVLNQYKELEVDVCNIEAGLIPIPGYTTTTNSPFTLDWVNSSGYDGFRGITSKRGSSGRSPDQERKKGVPWTEEEHKLFLLGLKKYGKGDWRNISRNFVITRTPTQVASHAQKYFIRQLSGGKDKRRASIHDITTVNLTETTRTTISSEEIKRSTSPHHHSMNMNKYSNANTISEVHFHWNNNNNNQPAMTGFNNHAHEQVFMSPYNGVNNSYEFKMQGQNMHRNPLHENSYLVPQTQNMVFQMQSSQQHYSHA